One Vitis vinifera cultivar Pinot Noir 40024 chromosome 8, ASM3070453v1 genomic window carries:
- the LOC132254149 gene encoding uncharacterized protein LOC132254149: MHDTSLTRGNLASFQGDSWIGNDVVDAFCRMLQFDDESRTKLFLSPYIADMVIRSNAKYLTHDAIVARFDPYMYAFDGSYQHVTQVYLPVLFKNHWTLYVYDLHNKRIQLLDSRPGRKRSCMTGIQQKLAKVVLMLVADKKEMVAVDLNMYSFVMPDVPCQPNDNDCGVFIMKFMDNWSNGGLSKSIDVAKMKKYRLKLLGRLLLSSHNAHRHRFMAV; the protein is encoded by the exons ATGCACGACACAAGTTTAACCAGAGGCAACCTCGCGTCTTTCCAGGGAGACTCTTGGATTGGCAATGAt GTCGTGGATGCATTTTGCCGAATGTTGCAATTCGATGATGAATCAAGGACAAAACTATTTCTCTCCCCATACATAGCT GACATGGTGATTCGTTCCAATGCAAAATATTTGACGCACGATGCAATTGTTGCGCGTTTTGATCCATATATGTATGCCTTTGATGGTTCGTATCAGCATGTTACTCAG GTCTACTTACCGGtcctttttaaaaaccattGGACACTTTATGTCTATGACTTGCATAATAAGCGAATCCAGCTCCTGGATTCTCGGCCTGGACGAAAAAGGAGTTGTATGACTGGAATACAACAAAAATTG GCCAAAGTTGTTCTAATGCTTGTTGCCGACAAGAAAGAAATGGTTGCTGTAGACTTGAACATGTACAGTTTTGTCATGCCAGACGTACCATGCCAACCAAATGA CAATGACTGCGGcgtttttattatgaaattcatGGACAACTGGTCCAATGGGGGACTCTCCAAATCGATCGATGTG GCCAAGATGAAGAAGTATAGATTGAAGCTACTGGGCAGATTATTGCTTTCATCACATAATGCGCATCGGCATCGATTCATGGCAGTTTGA
- the LOC132254205 gene encoding pentatricopeptide repeat-containing protein At1g26460, mitochondrial-like — protein MASQMAILSRARKTLLKTLNHHNNPFKASISTFTFLSLEAQLAEPSLPPPSPTPLPPNPASGSPLYKYFLWMDLYFIYIRMLQTGKESMADDESYELVVGMLFLTDQIDAALRYVDLTLKSGYMLSMRVFAECVRSCVNKGRLDALVSIIERCKTMDQNKALSPSWNIWIARGENARGHVLLSVDEGLVVSTLGTAALGDLQRAFSTLHKFETAYRNSPKEAEEDIFSPFTSLHPLVMASSKKGFETLDTVGRFLKWELCHD, from the exons ATGGCGTCCCAAATGGCGATCCTCTCCAGAGCCCGTAAAACCCTCCTCAAAACCCTAAACCACCACAACAATCCCTTTAAAGCTTCCATTTCCACCTTCACATTCCTCTCCCTGGAAGCCCAACTCGCCGAGCCCAGCCTTCCCCCGCCATCTCCCACTCCACTTCCTCCCAACCCCGCCTCAGGGAGCCCGCTCTACAAGTATTTTTTATGGATGGATCTTTACTTTATTTATATCAGGATGCTGCAGACAGGAAAAGAATCTATGGCTGATGATGAGTCATATGAATTGGTTGTTGGTATGCTGTTTTTGACAGACCAGATTGATGCTGCCTTGAGATATGTTGATTTGACTTTGAAATCTGGTTATATGTTGTCAATGAGGGTTTTTGCTGAGTGTGTGAGAAGTTGTGTTAACAAAGGCAGGCTGGATGCTTTGGTGTCTATTATAGAGAGGTGCAAG ACAATGGATCAAAATAAAGCTCTTTCTCCCTCCTGGAACAT ATGGATTGCTCGGGGTGAGAATGCAAGGGGTCATGTTCTACTCTCTGTGGATGAGGGGCTTGTTGTATCAACACTTGGAACTGCTG CATTGGGGGATTTGCAGAGAGCATTCAGCACTCTGCATAAGTTTGAAACCGCTTATAGGAACTCCCCCAAAGAAGCAGAAGAGGATATATTCTCACCTTTTACATCTTTACATCCTTTGGTAATGGCAAGCTCCAAGAAGGGTTTTGAAACTTTGGACACG GTGGGTAGATTCTTGAAGTGGGAGCTTTGTCACGATTAA
- the LOC100248113 gene encoding heavy metal-associated isoprenylated plant protein 45, whose amino-acid sequence MFGWRSGTHRLSNAMSIVELLVHMDCEGCEKRIRRAISKLSGVDHLDIDMDKQKVTVTGYVDQRQVLKVVRRTGRKAEFWPYPYDSEYYPYAAQYLDESTYTSSYNYYMHGYNESVHGYFPDPPYPILIDDQTAHIFSDDNVHACSIM is encoded by the exons ATGTTTGGTTGGCGTTCAGGGACACATAGATTGTCCAATGCCATGTCT ATTGTGGAGCTTCTGGTTCATATGGATTGTGAAGGATGCGAAAAGAGAATACGAAGAGCCATCTCTAAATTATCTG GCGTTGATCATTTGGATATCGACATGGACAAACAGAAAGTGACTGTAACTGGGTACGTGGATCAGAGACAGGTACTAAAGGTAGTGAGAAGAACGGGAAGGAAAGCTGAGTTTTGGCCATACCCTTATGATAGCGAGTACTACCCATATGCAGCACAGTACTTGGATGAATCTACATATACTTCAAGCTACAACTACTACATGCATGGTTACAACGAAAGTGTCCATGGATATTTCCCAGACCCGCCTTACCCAATACTCATCGATGATCAAACTGCGCATATTTTCAGTGATGATAATGTTCATGCATGCAGCATAATGTGA
- the LOC100264543 gene encoding protein PLANT CADMIUM RESISTANCE 10 isoform X1 — protein sequence MKGQGSYVPPPYIPLGQSDSEVEIVPHDSDLPDHRHTSDSPSQWSSGICACCDDMQSCCIGFFCPCFLFAKNAEFLGSGTLAGSCMTHLIFWALVNTVCCLLSDGTLLGLPGCFVACYACGYRRALRSKYNLQEAPCGDFTTHFFCHLCAICQEYREIRERSGPETPDLRLSVVTAPPVQTMETASKE from the exons ATGAAAGGACAAGGCAGTTATGTACCACCCCCTTATATTCCTTTGGGACAGTCAGATTCAGAAGTAGAGATTGTTCCTCATGACAGTGACCTTCCTGATCATCGTCACACCAGTGATAGCCCATCTCAGTGGTCTTCTGGAATCTGTGCTTGTTGCGATGATATGCAGAGCT gTTGTATTGGTTTCTTTTGCCCTTGCTTTCTGTTTGCGAAGAATGCAGAATTTTTGGGGTCTGGAACTTTGGCGGGATCATGCATGACTCATTTGATTTTTTGGGCTCTTGTCAATACTGTCTGCTGCTTGTTGAGTGATGGAACTCTTTTGGGGTTACCTGGATGCTTTGTTGCATGTTATGCTTGCGGCTACCGGAGGGCACTGAGATCAAAGTATAACCTGCAG GAAGCCCCATGTGGAGACTTTACTACTCATTTCTTTTGCCATTTGTGTGCCATTTGCCAAGAGTACAGGGAGATCCGAGAAAGGTCTGGCCCTGAAACCCCTGATCTTAGACTGTCAGTAGTCACAGCCCCACCAGTCCAGACAATGGAAACAGCTTCAAAGGAATAA
- the LOC100264543 gene encoding protein PLANT CADMIUM RESISTANCE 10 isoform X2 — protein MTVTFLIIVTPVIAHLSGLLESVLVAMICRAVCHFLPCDLDLSEEKFIKGCIGFFCPCFLFAKNAEFLGSGTLAGSCMTHLIFWALVNTVCCLLSDGTLLGLPGCFVACYACGYRRALRSKYNLQEAPCGDFTTHFFCHLCAICQEYREIRERSGPETPDLRLSVVTAPPVQTMETASKE, from the exons ATGACAGTGACCTTCCTGATCATCGTCACACCAGTGATAGCCCATCTCAGTGGTCTTCTGGAATCTGTGCTTGTTGCGATGATATGCAGAGCTGTATGCCACTTTCTGCCTTGTGACCTTGATTTATCAGAGGAAAAATTTATTAAAG gTTGTATTGGTTTCTTTTGCCCTTGCTTTCTGTTTGCGAAGAATGCAGAATTTTTGGGGTCTGGAACTTTGGCGGGATCATGCATGACTCATTTGATTTTTTGGGCTCTTGTCAATACTGTCTGCTGCTTGTTGAGTGATGGAACTCTTTTGGGGTTACCTGGATGCTTTGTTGCATGTTATGCTTGCGGCTACCGGAGGGCACTGAGATCAAAGTATAACCTGCAG GAAGCCCCATGTGGAGACTTTACTACTCATTTCTTTTGCCATTTGTGTGCCATTTGCCAAGAGTACAGGGAGATCCGAGAAAGGTCTGGCCCTGAAACCCCTGATCTTAGACTGTCAGTAGTCACAGCCCCACCAGTCCAGACAATGGAAACAGCTTCAAAGGAATAA
- the LOC100853498 gene encoding uncharacterized protein LOC100853498 produces the protein MELFESSLPLCPRHQHCSLWAWRFMKFCLCSVKDEISLTLGVISVISWAIAEIPQIITNYKEKSSEGLSIAFLMTWIVGDLFNVLGCFLEPATLPTQFYMAVLYTITTLILTAQSIYYGHIYHRLKSGRWYHKEIKPNQTGTINKNREDNNSAGGRQVSDGLKNESNVFGEVPLSSPIPVNLPASPRNISPSRELYYMSARSLSKSHAPAMGSFLAQRKTSPSVHDSNSLEEPLLSSVVLSQSAPASTTKSMLSMLSATMFFLGCFNFLPSENNRDGIAAEKPNQGGIALKVGRTLLQLSEGGGNSGIGTFLGWSMAAIYLGGRLPQIILNIRRGTIEGLNPLMFLFALTGNATYVGSILVSSLDWSKIKPNLPWLVDAGGCVLLDAFILTQFIHFHSRTPEDQENKDGNFNAA, from the exons ATGGAACTCTTCGAAAGCTCTTTGCCCCTGTGCCCTAGACATCAGCATTGCTCACTGTGGGCTTGGAGATTTATGAAATTTTGTCTTTGTAGTGTGAAGGATGAAATTTCTTTAACGCTTGGTGTGATTAGTGTTATCAGTTGGGCCATTGCTGAGATACCTCAAATTATTACAAACTAcaaggaaaaatcctcagagggCCTCTCCATTGCTTTTCTCATGACATGGATAGTAGG AGATCTTTTCAACGTTTTAGGCTGCTTTCTGGAACCTGCTACT CTTCCAACCCAATTCTATATGGCGGTG TTATATACAATAACTACTCTGATTCTTACTGCACAATCCATATACTATGGTCACATCTATCATCGATTGAAATCCGGTAGATGGTACCACAAG GAGATCAAGCCTAACCAGACTGGGACAATCAATAAGAATAGAGAGGACAATAACAGTGCTGGTGGGAGACAAGTTTCTGATGGACTAAAAAATGAGTCTAATGTTTTTGGAGAAGTTCCTCTGAGTTCACCGATCCCCGTCAATCTTCCAGCCAGTCCTAGAAATATCTCTCCTTCAAGAGAATTATACTACAT GTCTGCAAGATCTCTATCAAAGAGTCATGCCCCTGCAATGGGATCTTTTTTAGCACAGAGAAAAACATCTCCCTCAGTTCATGATTCAAATTCCCTTGAAGAGCCCTTACTCAGTAGTGTAGTTCTGTCACAATCTGCACCGGCATCAACCACTAAATCCATGCTTTCTATG CTCTCAGCAACAATGTTCTTCCTCGGCTGTTTTAATTTCCTTCCATCTGAAAACAACAGAGATGGGATTGCTGCAGAGAAACCAAACCAAGGAGGCATTGCGCTAAAAGTAGGAAGAACACTTCTGCAG CTAAGTGAAGGTGGAGGGAACAGTGGGATTGGGACCTTTCTCGGATGGTCAATGGCAGCTATTTACTTGGGCGGACGGCTTccccaaattattttaaat ATCAGAAGGGGCACGATTGAG GGGCTTAATCCATTAATGTTCCTCTTTGCTTTAACTGGAAATGCTACATATGTAGGAAG CATACTGGTGAGCAGCTTGGATTGGtcaaaaatcaaaccaaatctACCGTGGTTGGTGGATGCAGGAGGATGTGTGCTTCTTGATGCTTTC ATTTTAACCCAGTTCATCCATTTCCACTCTCGAACTCCAGAAGACCAAGAGAATAAGGATGGAAACTTCAATGCAGCTTAG
- the LOC100267181 gene encoding uncharacterized protein LOC100267181 — MHPSMAASSALLKLPFLCSSSSSSSSFPHISPYTSSPFSPFPNPKTQPNLLKHTSTFHLLPISYRFSAVEDENEDECNFDDAVALFNSRDYYRCHDFLEEIWNRAEDPVRTLVHGILQCAVGLHHLFNQNHRGAMMELGEGLCKLRKMNFETGPFLQFEQEISAVLEFIYQTQLELAACTDDFCIAMDQSERSYQLLGGYGAGQRLYHLEGDPNEIVYIVFSPERSQGTGETPRRVKLPILNATEEYLMASGYN, encoded by the exons ATGCATCCATCAATGGCTGCTTCCTCAGCCCTCCTCAAACTCCCCTTTCTCTGTTCATCTTCATCCTCATCCTCGTCATTTCCTCACATTTCTCCCTACACTTCTTCTCCTTTCTCACCGTTTCCCAACCCCAAGACTCAACCAAACTTGTTGAAGCACACCTCTACTTTCCACCTCCTTCCCATATCATATCGATTCTCTGCTGTAGAGGACGAGAATGAGGATGAATGCAACTTTGATGATGCGGTCGCCCTCTTCAATAGCAGGGACTACTACAGATGCCATGACTTCCTGGAGGAGATTTGGAACAGAGCTGAGGATCCTGTGAGGACCTTAGTCCACGGAATTCTGCAGTGTGCTGTAGGACTTCATCACCTGTTCAACCAG AACCATAGAGGGGCTATGATGGAACTGGGAGAGGGCCTGTGTAAGCTAAGGAAGATGAACTTTGAGACTGGACCCTTTCTTCAGTTTGAGCAGGAGATTTCTGCAGTTCTGGAGTTCATTTATCAAACTCAGCTGGAACTGGCTGCTT GTACTGATGATTTCTGCATAGCAATGGATCAATCAGAGAGATCATACCAACTTCTTGGAGGCTATGGCGCCGGACAGCGTCTGTACCACTTGGAGGGCGACCCAAATGAAATTGTGTACATTGTGTTCTCCCCTGAGAGGTCTCAAGGCACTGGTGAGACACCAAGAAGGGTAAAACTTCCAATCCTTAATGCAACTGAAGAATATCTCATGGCCTCTGGTTATAACTGA